Proteins encoded by one window of Candidatus Binatia bacterium:
- a CDS encoding FHA domain-containing protein: protein MYLLEVLSGPLDGMTWPFEREITIGRDDAQAQACLGLDRYVSRQHARLQIEAGAIRLVDLSSRNGTQLEGEAVVGEVPLPVGMPFVVGRTILRVTRA, encoded by the coding sequence ATGTACCTGCTCGAAGTGCTGAGCGGCCCGCTGGACGGCATGACCTGGCCGTTCGAACGGGAGATAACGATCGGGCGCGACGACGCGCAGGCCCAGGCATGCCTCGGGCTCGACCGCTACGTCTCGCGTCAGCACGCGCGCCTTCAGATCGAAGCCGGGGCGATCCGTCTGGTCGACCTCAGCAGCCGCAACGGAACGCAGCTCGAAGGGGAAGCCGTCGTCGGCGAGGTTCCCCTGCCGGTCGGCATGCCGTTCGTCGTGGGGCGCACGATTCTCCGGGTGACGCGCGCCTAA
- the panC gene encoding pantoate--beta-alanine ligase has protein sequence MESAVTIARARELFASLPRPLGFVPTMGALHAGHLELVRRARLACAGVAASIFVNPMQFAPNEDLARYPRDPGGDAAKLEAAGVDALFAPDATAMYGGDFACFVEPGPIGSAFEGAYRPTHFRGVATVIAKLLNIARPDVLFLGQKDAQQAVLVRKMIGDLNFGVDVEVVPTVRESDGVAMSSRNRYLDAAQRAAAPTLYRALRSVRDALERGAEKREAIDEAAEPLRAVAEIDYIDVVDARDFAPLERLRPPAFVIGAARFGTTRLIDNLWIER, from the coding sequence ATGGAGAGTGCGGTTACGATTGCGCGGGCGCGCGAGCTGTTCGCGTCGCTGCCGCGTCCGCTCGGCTTCGTTCCGACGATGGGAGCGCTCCATGCGGGGCATCTCGAACTCGTCCGCCGAGCTCGCCTGGCGTGCGCCGGCGTTGCAGCCTCGATCTTCGTCAATCCAATGCAGTTCGCGCCGAACGAGGATCTCGCGAGATATCCCCGCGATCCCGGCGGCGATGCGGCGAAGCTCGAAGCGGCGGGCGTCGACGCGCTCTTCGCGCCCGATGCGACGGCGATGTACGGCGGCGACTTCGCTTGCTTCGTCGAGCCGGGTCCGATCGGGAGCGCCTTCGAGGGAGCCTATCGCCCGACGCACTTCCGCGGGGTGGCGACGGTCATCGCGAAGCTTCTCAATATCGCGCGTCCCGACGTTCTCTTTCTCGGGCAGAAGGACGCGCAGCAAGCCGTGCTCGTGCGGAAGATGATCGGCGATTTGAATTTCGGCGTCGACGTCGAGGTCGTGCCGACCGTGCGCGAGAGCGACGGCGTGGCGATGTCGAGCCGCAATCGTTACCTCGACGCGGCGCAGCGCGCCGCCGCACCCACGCTCTACCGCGCGCTGCGGTCGGTGCGGGACGCACTCGAGCGCGGCGCCGAGAAGCGCGAAGCGATCGACGAAGCGGCGGAGCCGTTGCGCGCGGTCGCCGAGATCGACTACATCGACGTCGTCGACGCGCGCGATTTCGCGCCGCTCGAGCGGCTGAGGCCGCCGGCCTTCGTCATCGGAGCAGCCCGCTTCGGGACGACGCGCCTGATCGACAACCTGTGGATCGAGCGATGA